From the genome of Stigmatopora nigra isolate UIUO_SnigA chromosome 2, RoL_Snig_1.1, whole genome shotgun sequence:
ggatgaatggatttacactatttttaagtcaatttccgaaattaatttgaaaatcgACGATTCGTAACAACCCTACTTCTTAATAATTTTATCTAGTTATAACATCTCAGCGCCCTCCAGTGGTCTCCACATTTAAACGACCTTCCCGAGAATGAAATCTCATTGACAAAAAACCCTCAACGTCGCTCTAACGTGACCCAATAGGACGTGCACGAGTGTCAGATTATAACATCTTTGATAGGAAATCATCCCATGCACTTTGAGTTATCGGGAGAAAGCAAAAGCCATTATCCCTGGATGAAAACAAATGGGCTACGTGGACCCGGTCACGCGcccacccgcccgcccgcccgccactGCTGTCAGAGTACGGCGTCACCTTCGCGTCAGCGCTATGCCTTTGCCACACACAAAGCCCAAACTGTGCTCGGCCTGGAATGAAGTAGCAGCTGATCACGCGTCGGCTCCAAGACTCTTGACTgctgggggtaaaaaaaagggggggtccTGTGGTGTATGCAGGTGGCATTGGACACAAATGGACTTTATGAGCCATGTGCCATCATGCTGGGGTATTAGTGCAACAAGCTTCTGAGGGCAATGGAAAAAGCTGCTTCGGCATTTTATTTGATATCGACCGGGGTTCTTTGTCCTCACTAGTTaggactactgtattttcacgactataaggcgcaataaAAAGTCTTAAGTTTTCTAGAAAattgacagggcgccttataatccagtgtgctttatatatggaatttATCTATATagttacattacatacatacattatatatatatgtatgtgtgtgtaatatgtgtgtatatatatatatgtgtatatatgtgtgtatatatatgtgtaaatatgtgtatatatatatgtatatatatatatatatgtatatatatatatatatatatatatatatatatatatatatatatatatatatatatatatatatatatatatatatatatatatatatatatatatatatatatatatatgtatatatatatatatgtatatatatatatatatatatatatatatatatatatatacatatatatacacatatgtatataatgtatgtatgtaatataACTGTATAGATATGGAAAATTCTGTTTGAAATCATGTTTGGAGCCGAACTATGCTCATAATATGATTTTATtccacaatttttttcttctaaatggccaaaaaaaacaaaactagttGTGGAAAATTGATATCAACGACCTATTGACCTATCCGTGTGTGAATCCAACAGAAGTTGTGATACATTTCCATCCGCAGCatccccttttttttactcaaacacacacacacagttcagCTCCATTAGACTAAACTGTGCCAAGTCCCCAGAGTTAATGTTTAGACGAGCTCGGCCTAGCAAGATATACGCAGCTTGGGCTGAAGGTCGGTCTGCATGTCCTCTTtgatctgtgtgtatgtgtgtgtgcttgttttcCAAAGTGTTGCATGGATATTTCCAGAAGGCCTACCTTGTCTACCATGGACAGCGatggaagtccaatccatttgaactgtgatGGACGGCAATCCATTTCAAATTGATGTCTATTGTCATCAATGGTGGTAAATGATTGGTTGGTTCAAAtctaaatggggaaaaaatatatatatatattaaaaagagaAATTGAAGTATTCTACATAGTACAATTCAAAAGAATTATTCCACTCTTAGACTTTAAATGAGATCATTTATGACAGTGTTCagaaacctttttgaaagagagagccataaacaattcctattttcaaatgttattccttatgagccatactcacaatttaaaagtcaaaatacaaaaaaattgcagtcattttatcacttttaaagtacaaaaagtctctaaaTTCCTTTGCCAACATTGttatcaatgagttcaatgtgtatcaatgaaatcaatgacacaATCCTGACATGACATTCCTATTGGTAAGAGCCCTATGCACTCATCataggagccacatgtggctcccgagccataggttcccaacccctgattTATGAGTACAAATTTGACTTTGGCAGGATAAAGTGACATGGCAAAACGTGTTGAAATGTAATTGGTCAAGGAGGAAACTAAATCATAAGCTAATGTTCCACTGAGTGTACATAGTCACATTTACTCAGTCATCATCCCCTGAgctgatgatttttcttttttttttgggtcctcAAACATAATATCACGTTACACAGCTGACTTTTCTAAGCTCCAATGCCACTTAGGCGGCATTAATGCCAGCGAGGGTGGACGAGCCAGCAAATAAATGGCCGTCCAGCCCTGTCAGAGGAGTGACGGAAACACATGGAAATCCAGCTGCGTCCAAATGAGGCCGCCCAAATGCTGACGgcgcaaaaaaaagcacaacaaatCCCGCACGCGGATCTTCACATGACCACATGAGAGTTTGCGAGAGGCATTGTTGACCGATCAAGTCTCTCTATTTTTATTGGCCGCTACAGTCACATGACGGCCTTTCTGCCAATTCGCCGGCGCTTTGGTTTTTTCGTTTTGACCCGAAATGTCGCAGTATTAAGCGGTAGGCGCCCGTGGAACCGCACGACCTTGTTGAAATGTGCCTGGCCTTTTTTATTACAGTGTCAGCACAATTTCGACCCACAAATGTGCACTTTATTGAATTTGATactcccaaaaatatatatttatacaccaacattgtcatttttattgacAGTGTTAATCAATCATTTCACATGAACCTCAAACACCACATTAGTTCTTATAAATCTTCATTTTTAGACTTTCCCAGTCATCAAAACTAAAATCTAAATTTGCAACAgtcattattttctttaaaagtatgctgattttgtttatttaattattctaGTCGATTTTAAGACTCTTAATAgcaaaattactgtatttttacaaatataaggcgcacataaggCTGAAATTTTCTAACAAAATAGACAAATAATTCAATGTGCTTTAATCTTCACCATATGCCACAAAAACCCTCAATGCCAACAAAGCCCACCTGCTCCAACTGAAAGCCCCCCAAGAAGCATTGAATATGTTGGAGGCCCAATTTCGCCGCTGCATTAACCTCACGCTGGGCTCCGGTCCGCAAAGTCTTTCTGTTCGCGTGCCCAGACATGGAAAAACGTTGTTGCAACaatggccacacacacacaggattACATATGGACTGTAAATTGTTAATATGTCACCCAAGACAAGTTTCCACTGAGAACTTTGGTTTCAggggcattgaaaaaaaaatggcagtgagTGAGTTAAAAGTGAAAGAGTGAGCTCATGACAGGGTGCGCGAGTGAGTGCGTCAGtcggaagagagagagagaaagacagtcGCTCGACTATGACCCTCGCCGACTGCCAATTGGCAAGCGACAATCTGGCGGCAGGCCACGCGACCCCGACGCCTCAGGCAACGTGCAGTTCGCCTCGTTCGTAGCGCCTTGACGGAAAGTAGACGATCCGTTTGGCCACAGCGGCCGCTAACGGCTGAAAGTAGATGTGGATTCAttcataaaaaagaaaaagggacttttgtgtgtgtgtgtgtgttttttaaatgactgtgCTGGATTGTTAAATGAAGCCTTTTTGTTTTACGTAAGTATGAGTTAGTGCAGTCACGGATATAAAAATGGAATGAGTCCTTTCATTGGGCCTCTAAATAGAaaactttattatattattatactatataataataataatcttatttgttgagtaaaatatggagttttttttaaaaggtaaaaatgtgtttgtaattTAATGTTATTGTGATTTTCAAATGAGGATACTCATATGAATGAAATTCTGTTTGGAAAATGGCATGTTTTAATCAATTTGGGAAATATAGTGCATTCGTATGCAGTTATCTTGgtcctatttttttgttatattattcATAGTCAAGTACAAGAAAAgactgtccaaaatgtccaaattttaccatttcaaattcaCCTCCGATATAAACGATCCTGAGTCCAATTTTGAAAGTATTTTCAAAATCCCCACATTATACCTCTTACAACCCCCAATAAGCCCACCGCAGCTTAACTAGGTTAGCTCCTATTTGACCTCCTTTGAGACGATGCTCGTATCGCGAGCCAAAGCCCGTCTGGGGCGCCAATCGTTTCATCTAGGTCGGATTTTCGGGGTGCCCGTTCGCCATTGGCGGAAAAGCCCGGCGGTGGGGGCTACTTAATCAAATCAGACCACATGATTTGCGGGGCGCAACGAGCGGCGACGGCGTGCCCCCGCAGCTGCGGGGCCTACGTGAGCTTCGGCAGGAACGCTCGCTCTTCAGCTCTGAAAAAGAAACCTCCCTCCTTTTTTGCCTTCTCTTCTCTCCCCGTTCTACCATGTGCCCAATCTACCAATAGACACTTGACTGACTCCATTCTTTTGCTTTTGGGTGAAATCCGTCTTCACGGCTTTCCCACGTCACTATGGGCCAGGTGTTGCCAGTATATGACCTGATATGACCAAGATAACCTGCTGTGAGGGAAGTAACaactttgctttaaaaaaaaaaggtattaacccaggggtgggcaaactttggggcctgggggccacattgactttaaaaatttgaaagatgggtcagcacaagatatgatacatataaaaaagtgcatccgttaacagtacatatgaaacatagagaaaaaaaggactaaagtattaacatactcatcactcatcattaaagtaaaaagtataaagtacaaagtaaagtaaaaaggaatgtagtatttagaaatattaaagtgtcatttaaaaaagatggaagggctgtaaaataaataagagtggacagagctactgccactggcttccgatTAAAGTGGAGATTTTCTGAAGATAAAAGTGTTAAGGTCAAAGTGGGTAGCCAATGTTGACCAGAGGACGGATATTAAGGAAGCAGGTGATAGAGGTAGTGTAAGTCCAAGGTAGCAGCTGACAGACCTTGTGCTTTTCAGCAGGTGCATTTTTTGGCAAGGGGGGCACTTTACCTTCATGTTAAAGTCTGAAGGGCAACGCTGACATCTGCTGGTTTCAAAATAAGAGGATGCAAAATGTCTATTGAAATTTGGATCACTtgctgggagaaaaaaaaacaccaccaaaTATAACCCCCCCGAaaccaaatgtattttatcctattttttgttcacaattttttaaaatgttttttcctacTACTTGATATTGAATTAACTtttataaacatattttaacatttgttgtcttttatctatttattttttaaattaatattctcGCAAAATATTGTCCCGCAGATATTCAAGTGATTTTTAGACCTTGGATTTTAACTCTTCTCCTAAAAGGCCTCATTTGGAGAAAtaaatacagatatatatattgatatcaATTTAATGATGCCAGATCAAGAGTTCATAATCAAAAATTCCAGTGCAGTTTTCCTTCCAAATGATTGttacaccatttttttcagattttgttgcattacagaaaaaaagcctcactccAAGTTCACTTCAGTCTTCGGAATTTCTGCTAATCTCTTCGTTAGTGCGCACTTTGATGTCTTTTCAGTCAAAGATAAGCAACAAAAAGATCAGAGGAAGACCTGCGGGACGGCGTTGGCAAAGTAACCCCGGAAAAATCCTTCGAGTCGATCATTTGACGAGAACTTGCGCGCGAGGGTTCTGCTTTTTGCGGGCGCCGAGACGTACCACATGACTACGCCGGAGGGGTTGACCGACACTACGAAGCTAATCGAGTCTTTGAGAATCATGGTTTTCCCGGAGAAGACGTCATAAATCTGAAATATTGACACCATAAAATACATTATGTGGATACGCTTTTCTATCCTTGCTACCCATACGAACCTTATAGCTGCCCGTGGTGTAGTTTAACTTGCTGAGGGACGTCTGGTATCGGTACGGCATGTCATCCCGTCGACTGAAAAACACCAAGGCGCTGGTGTCGTTACACAGCGGCCGCCAAAATACTTGGATGTTGCTTTTCTCCTGATAGGAAGAAATTGCAATTCAAATgagattaaaaaggaaaaaaacaaaaatgagcaTCATACCTTGAGGATGCGTCTCCCTTGAAGACCAAGAGGATCCTGGTTGATTTTAAtagccattttgttttgcagaatGCTTCGAGCACTGCTACCAATAGTGCGCAAGTCATTAGACATGTAGAGAGGGGCGGCCATGATGGACCAAAGCGCCATTTGGGAGCGGGATTGCTCCAGGCTAAGGCCAAAGTTGCCAATGATCAACTATAAGAAATGTACAGTAATTATTTAACACAAACTCATTTGCATTTCTATCCAGTCTGCATATGTTACTAGTACAAACCATATCAGGGTCATTCCAACGTCCCGGCCCAGCGGCAGCGATCAACACATCCTGGTTATCGAAGAACCAATCCACAATGTTTAAGACACTAGTCCAAGAGTCTTGGATGTCGTCATAGTTACGCCAAAGGTTGCAGATTTTGGCCAATAGACTGTaatccacctaaaaaaaatggtaaagtgTCTTAAACTGAGTGCAAAGATGGAGGTTGTTAGGCAAAATGATTCTGATACCTTAGGGGGCAAACCACCTTGGTAAGCGGGCCAGCTGCAAGAGTAGGCAATAGGACGGCCTGTGGCGTTGAGGGCCTTGGACATTCGGGGATAGCCTATCAGAGAGAGGAACACAATTGAGTAAGCAATCCTAATTTAGTCACAGATTCCGCATTTTGTTTACCTTGCGCCTGCACTGTGGCATTGGAATAGCAACCATCAAGCTTCAAGATGTCCACTTCCCACTCTGCAAAGGTTTGAGCATCCACTTCGATCTTGTCCAATGGCGTGCCAGGATAGCCCCCACAGGTGTGTGTGCCCATGTCACCATAAATGCCTAATTTTAGCCCTCGGTCGTGCATGTAGCGGGATAGCCGGCGAATCCCTCCTGGGAATCTGAAaaggacatcatttttttaatccagattTGATTTTAGCAAATGGTGCAGCAATTTGAATCACTTTGTATAATCTAATcttaatgtttaaaataaaatatttaatgcatatccttgaataaaaaaaatatgactgtttACCCTTTCCCATATAAAAAGCTCAACCAtatatttaaatctaaaaagcataatattttttttagtccaaaaatgttACAGACATACTTGTGCTTAACTCTAGAGATTAATATTTATTGTGAATAACTACTATCTGAGTCAACCTTGAAAAacctacattatttttttgttttcatactCCAAGTATGATTTATAGACACATAATACAAATTCCTTCAGTCTTTTTGACCCATGTTTCATTGTCTTATGACTGGCAACACCTTAAGTCAAACATTTATTAACCTACAAGATTAACAGTAGTTAAACTGTGCATGTTTGTATATGCGCACACCTTTTGGGATCAGCTTGTAGCCGCCCTTGTTGGTCCCTCTGCATGGACGACCAGCAGTCGTCAATGTTGACGTACACATAGCCCAGTTCTCTCCAGCCGTCCTCTGCCAGTCTGTCGGCCATGTCGGTGAACAATTTCTCACTGGATGGGGAAGGAGTCGAGTTAGGAAACTCTAAAAATGAAGGACTGCAAATGTGGGACTTGCCTGATGCAATTCTTGGGATCATGCTCGCAGTCCACATTGCAGCGGAAGCGTTCCCACGCCAACCAGCCCATGGGAGGGGTCCGCATCAGGCCGTTGTCCAGGGAGACAGTGACCACCAGGAGCCATGATGCCAAAACAAGCCCTGTCCAGTGCATCCCTGTAtaggtaaaatgttttttttcattaattaataCTCCCTTtaacatttaatcattttgtgaaatacaCAGTTAATCCTTATTTTTGTCTTCCCCTTTAGATGAAACGATTTGGACTAAACCTGTTGAAATTATTAGATTTTAGTGTTTATTGCTGTTTAATTTAGTAAATTGAAACGTCTGATTAAATTTGAAAACACCTGCCATTTCACTACTTGTTGAccacattttaaacatttcaagtaaattttgtcttcattttacAACGGATCTAAACAGAAAGCGACACATCCGAGCATTATCAATTCAAAAACttaagtttattttagcattttgaatGTTCTTGATCTCACCCTTAACAGAACTTTGTGTTACAAGGCCCACAAACATTTACAGCTTAAGAGTGATCTATACATACTGAATATCTACACTCATCAAAAGTAATTTTGAGAATCTTACCGATTTTGCAGCAATGTGAAGCTATAAGACGAGATGTATTTAATGTTTCTTCAACGTTTTATGTATTTTGGAGAGACAAAAGTTGTATTTGTTTGCCGGCAACGTTTTTCATATGAAACGCGGAAATGCCAGTCACGTGACATGCATGCGTATGTGTCAGCTGACGACTAATTAAACTTGCCagcaattgaaaaaataataaatatttttctgaaAACAGTATTTAAGTCGCAATGaaccttttttaatgtttatttacgcatacacaaaagaaataaattacaaaGGTAGGGTTGTCTTGGTTTTAGTTGCCCTCTAGTGGTGATAACGAGTATGACATCCTGCACTTAGGGTCAACATCTTTTCATTTGACCCTCATATAGTAAATGATTTTAAGTAGTAAATGCAGTATTATGATTGAATCAATTCTTATTGTTTCAGACAGCCAACGTTGTAATATAATAATAgtttaaatccttttttgtcttgttttttgcaTTGTTATAGAAGCTATTATGTTGTAATAATTTACAATTGTGTTAATTTCACAAAATCAAAAATGCCCTACAAAATCCAGGTTTttatgagaggaaaaaaagggtagTTGTTAAATGAGCCTGAGGATGCATAAACATTTTATGTATCCCATCGTGACTGTAGTTGTGGGCTGTGAAGACTTTTTCTACACACTTTAATAGTAgttaagtccaaaaaaaagccatgagTTGGTCTGATTGGATTGGCAGATTGCCTGAAGCCACAAGGCAAATGTTTGTGAACGAGGGCATTGGTCCCTTTGGCGCTGAACATTAACTCCGAAAAATCGATGGGCTTCTAGATCTTTAGATCAGTACATCTACAGTAAGACAAATTGGCCTACAATGTACTATCTATCAACAAGatgaccaaaaaacaacaacaaccaaaatacCATGATacagatgattaaaaaaaaatactttgttctCACTCATACCTTGTTTTTCTGTATAATTAAAATCTTGGATTTTTCTTCAAGCTTGTATGTTATCTCGAGGATCTTTTCTGAAAGTGAGAAACCCCCCAAAACATTGgttaaggtcattttttttaatatattggcATTTGCATTCTAAGCACATATTTGCCCTATAGATACACATAGTGTAAAGATCCGTTGGGAGGTTTTTGACCCGATGGCGTGTGCTTGCGTCCTTGCCTGGAAGCCAATGATTGACCAGAGTCCGAGTTGACCTCGGCGGTGGCCTAAGGGACGGCGATTCCATGAGAAAAGAAGGCCAGGGCGCATCTTGCCGCTGCTTGGCTGGCATCAGGACCTCAAAAAGTACTTGATGGAGACGTCCAAAGCGGCCCTGCTGCTGGCAGCGCTCGTCTGCATCGCCGGTAAGAACCACAAATAGAAAATTAAATCTTTTAGAAAGAAGATGAAGTTAATTTGCATGGTAAACATGTTTGTGATTTGACGATTATTCAATCATAAGTTTCAActtatgtagtatatatattccTCTCAGGCCTgtttctgcatgtttttttatctgtattctaaatatatttacattttttttattttacttgacatttttatatgatgaaaattacattttatttgccaaattaaaaaaaagtccttaaattaaaatgtagaatCAAACAAATGATCATACTGTATTAAAACATCACAATAATGGCAGTCAATCAGTTAATACTTTaaaatgaagatattttttcctgattatgaaacaacaacattaaattattaaatgttgtgtttttgtgtgccaCTAGTGAGCGGTAGCGAAGCAGTTTCGGGCTATTCCAAAACTGGGGGTGCCTGGTTACTCTCCATCGACAAGCGCTTGTATTCCACCAACACGGTGGAAGAGTGTGCGGCCAAATGTGACGCCGAAACTGTTTTCATGTGCAGGTTGGGCTATTTTACAATCATATGTACTCATCTATACAGCTATGTCAATGTTCAGCAAAGTCCTTACATTCATTTGCCATATATCTTAAAAATGTTTCTGGACAATTGTAATTGTGATGAACCCTtacaatgtttttgaccatgtGTTTACAGGTCATTTTTGTATGTGGACAAGGATCAGGAATGTTGGACAGTAGGGGCAAACTCCAAAACGGAGACGGTGCTCCGCAGAGCGAGTACAGCTTTATATGAAAAACAAGGcgagtgtgtttttttatttttctccattaGGATTTTAGGGGTAACTTTAGTAAGAACCACATTGTTATAGTGATCCGATTTGCAATTTTAGCTcctaaattgattaaaatgttgACATTGCAGATTACCTCCTGGAGTGTGTGAATGGAGTTGGAAAAGACTACAGAGGGACAAAATCCAGAACAAAGTCTGGAAAGACATGTCAGCGGTGGGGTGAGAAATCCCCACACAGGCCCAAGTAGGTAGCAAGATGACCTTTTTTGGGCTATGGGCTTTACTATTCAAAAATGACTGTCATTTACATCAACTATAATTTCTAATTCTTTGTCTGGCTCCAGCATGACGCCAGAGAGCCACCCCAAGGCAGACCTGCTGTCCAACTTCTGCAGAAACCCCGATGAAGACGCGGGGGGTCCTTGGTGTTACACCACCGACCCTGATACCCGCTGGGAGCACTGCAATATTCAAAGCTGCACAGGTTTGCCAGTTCCACTCACGTCTTGCACAAGTGCAGAATGTCCAAAATGACTTCCCAAACCATGTCCCAGCAGAAGACTGTATACAATGCAATGGCGAGAACTACCGAGGTAAGACCTCTGTCACTTCGAGCGGTGTAGCCTGCCAGCGCTGGGACTCACAGAAACCACACAACCATGGCTACGACCCCGACGCGTGAGCTCCTAGTGTCTCCAACACGGTATTTCAAAAATTGTATCCAAATTCAACGCCATTGCTGTACCATTTCCAGGCTCTCAGACAAGTACCTGGAGGAGAACTACTGCAGGAACCCAGACGGAGACCCTCAGCCTTGGTGTTTCACGACTAACATCAACAAAAGATGGGAGTTTTGTTCCATCCCTCGTTGCAGTAAGCCATAGTAGAGATTACTGTAGATATCTCTTGTTTggagaaaacatttttgtgttttcgaTAGCCTCAGAAACTCCCACCTTGGCTCCGGAGACCACCTGCACCACGGGCGAGGGCATCGCTTACCGGGGAAGCATCGCTGTGACCGAGTCGGGAAAAACGTGTCAGAGGTGGTCGGAACAAACCCCTCAGAAGCACAACCGCTCGCCTGAAAACTACCCTTGCAAGTGAGGACAATACCTCGATAGCAGGATGGGTAATTAGGGCAATGGGACTCCTCTGACAGACTCAACATCTGACAATCAGTTGTCCAAGTAGTAGAGCAAGAAGCTACCAGTAAACTTCAAATCAATCAAGCACAGATCTTTTTCCAAGATTTGCATGTGACCATGACCTGTACAACTGTAAAAATACAACTGTTACCACGGCTTAACTGAAAATTACGCTTACCATGTTAAGTTTAGTTTTCTATACACGCAACAGGGGTCTGGACAACAACTACTGCCGGAACCCCGATAATGAGAGAAAGCCATGGTGCTACACCACCGATCCAGACACCCGCTGGGAATACTGTAGCATCCCCACTTGCGGAGATGGACCTGGACCAGGTGACTTGCAGGAGAACAAGAAGTAAGGTGCTCCCAGTCAAGTTATATCACATTAGCGTCTTTCTGCAGATGAACCAGTTATTCCCACTGAGGAGGACGACTGCTATGAGGGCAATGGGTCCAGTTATCGTGGGGTGACCTCTGAGACCATCAGTGGTAAAAAATGCCAGGTCTGGACCTCCATGAGtccacacactcacaccaaaACTCCACGGCAGTACCCCGAAGCGTAAGAAGCTACTTCCAGATCTTGCCTGAGATACCTTTGTTTTCTCAACTACTATATCACCTTTGACCTTAATACAAACACAAATCTTATCTGTTGAGATCATCTCTGTCGACCAACAGGGACCTGAGGCGGAACCTGTGCAGGAACCCTGACAGTGATCGAGCTCCCTGGTGCTACACCATGGACCCTACCGTCCGCTGGGAGTACTGCAAATTGGACAAATGTCCCCGGCGTCCTTCTGATGGTGCTCCAGCCCCCAAACCCACCACACCTGATACTACACAACCCCAGACTCCAACCGAGAAAGGTAAAATCTCCTTTGACTTTTAGGGGTGTCGTTTTGCTTAAtcaattttgcatttattttccatagaaTGCAAGGTTGGGAATGGCTCCACCTACCGTGGATCGACCTCTATTACCATCGCGGGTGTGACATGCCAAGCGTGGGCTGCTCAGACGCCCCACCAGCACACCAG
Proteins encoded in this window:
- the naga gene encoding alpha-N-acetylgalactosaminidase — protein: MHWTGLVLASWLLVVTVSLDNGLMRTPPMGWLAWERFRCNVDCEHDPKNCISEKLFTDMADRLAEDGWRELGYVYVNIDDCWSSMQRDQQGRLQADPKRFPGGIRRLSRYMHDRGLKLGIYGDMGTHTCGGYPGTPLDKIEVDAQTFAEWEVDILKLDGCYSNATVQAQGYPRMSKALNATGRPIAYSCSWPAYQGGLPPKVDYSLLAKICNLWRNYDDIQDSWTSVLNIVDWFFDNQDVLIAAAGPGRWNDPDMLIIGNFGLSLEQSRSQMALWSIMAAPLYMSNDLRTIGSSARSILQNKMAIKINQDPLGLQGRRILKEKSNIQVFWRPLCNDTSALVFFSRRDDMPYRYQTSLSKLNYTTGSYKIYDVFSGKTMILKDSISFVVSVNPSGVVMWYVSAPAKSRTLARKFSSNDRLEGFFRGYFANAVPQVFL
- the plg gene encoding plasminogen isoform X2; this encodes METSKAALLLAALVCIAVSGSEAVSGYSKTGGAWLLSIDKRLYSTNTVEECAAKCDAETVFMCRSFLYVDKDQECWTVGANSKTETVLRRASTALYEKQDYLLECVNGVGKDYRGTKSRTKSGKTCQRWGEKSPHRPNMTPESHPKADLLSNFCRNPDEDAGGPWCYTTDPDTRWEHCNIQSCTEDCIQCNGENYRGKTSVTSSGVACQRWDSQKPHNHGYDPDALSDKYLEENYCRNPDGDPQPWCFTTNINKRWEFCSIPRCTSETPTLAPETTCTTGEGIAYRGSIAVTESGKTCQRWSEQTPQKHNRSPENYPCKGLDNNYCRNPDNERKPWCYTTDPDTRWEYCSIPTCGDGPGPDEPVIPTEEDDCYEGNGSSYRGVTSETISGKKCQVWTSMSPHTHTKTPRQYPEADLRRNLCRNPDSDRAPWCYTMDPTVRWEYCKLDKCPRRPSDGAPAPKPTTPDTTQPQTPTEKECKVGNGSTYRGSTSITIAGVTCQAWAAQTPHQHTSFTPETHPDKNLDKNSCRNPDADPNGPWCYTTDRSTKWDYCQIPDCAGMTCGTPITKPKRCFGRIVGGCVAKPHSWPWQISLRTNTGTHFCGGTLIHPQWVVTAAHCLERSKRPSAYMVVLGTHRERLFESSAQQRALEKLVLEPFGADIALLKLERPAVINDKVLPACLPEKDYVVPSGTECYVTGWGETQGTGGEGFLKETGFPVIENKICNRPSYLNGRVKNHEMCAGNIDGGTDTCQGDSGGPLVCKDNENKFILQGVTSWGLGCANAMKPGVYARVSKFVAWIERTISAN
- the plg gene encoding plasminogen isoform X1, with the protein product METSKAALLLAALVCIAVSGSEAVSGYSKTGGAWLLSIDKRLYSTNTVEECAAKCDAETVFMCRSFLYVDKDQECWTVGANSKTETVLRRASTALYEKQDYLLECVNGVGKDYRGTKSRTKSGKTCQRWGEKSPHRPNMTPESHPKADLLSNFCRNPDEDAGGPWCYTTDPDTRWEHCNIQSCTAEDCIQCNGENYRGKTSVTSSGVACQRWDSQKPHNHGYDPDALSDKYLEENYCRNPDGDPQPWCFTTNINKRWEFCSIPRCTSETPTLAPETTCTTGEGIAYRGSIAVTESGKTCQRWSEQTPQKHNRSPENYPCKGLDNNYCRNPDNERKPWCYTTDPDTRWEYCSIPTCGDGPGPDEPVIPTEEDDCYEGNGSSYRGVTSETISGKKCQVWTSMSPHTHTKTPRQYPEADLRRNLCRNPDSDRAPWCYTMDPTVRWEYCKLDKCPRRPSDGAPAPKPTTPDTTQPQTPTEKECKVGNGSTYRGSTSITIAGVTCQAWAAQTPHQHTSFTPETHPDKNLDKNSCRNPDADPNGPWCYTTDRSTKWDYCQIPDCAGMTCGTPITKPKRCFGRIVGGCVAKPHSWPWQISLRTNTGTHFCGGTLIHPQWVVTAAHCLERSKRPSAYMVVLGTHRERLFESSAQQRALEKLVLEPFGADIALLKLERPAVINDKVLPACLPEKDYVVPSGTECYVTGWGETQGTGGEGFLKETGFPVIENKICNRPSYLNGRVKNHEMCAGNIDGGTDTCQGDSGGPLVCKDNENKFILQGVTSWGLGCANAMKPGVYARVSKFVAWIERTISAN